The genomic stretch TGTAGTTAGCCCACAGGATTGCACTTCAATCATTTGCAATGTATTAATATCTGCAAAAGCTAGTGGAACTTCCTCAAGGTCCTTACAGTTTTGCAGGTGTAGTTGCTGGAGATTGGGAAGGTGATCACTTGATGCATTCCACTGGACAATCTTCAGACTGTCTAATTTCAAGTACTTGAGTCCAAGGAACTCCCCTTCCCTCATATCCCACCTTGGACCCTCAAATGCTCTGGAAAGTAATTTGAGGACTTCAAGGTTTGGTAGTTTTCCAATAGCTGAAATATGAGTCCACGGTAGGCGAAAACTTGATAAAGTCAACTTCTTCGAGTTCCAGGGGAGATTAAGTTCACCAGGATTAAGTGCCCGACCAACATAAAGTATCTTCAGTGACTCCAGATGAATTAGAAGGTCTAACACCGGAAACCTGTTGTAATTTGTATAAGCATCCCATGATTCCAGATATATGCATTCAAATTTGCGGAGGTTGGGCATCCTCCTCAATATCATCTTTGCAGCTTTCCCGCGAGCAATTGATGGCAAGGAAAAGGAGACTAAGTTCACCAACTTCAATGAATTTCCAGGCTTGTCATCTTGAAAGTTGAAATCAACATGAGTATTCACATGAATGTGCCTTAACCTCTCCATGGACCATATCGAATCTGGCAATACAACCTTACCTTTCAACCCCTTCACAATGAAAGTTTCTAATTTCCGGAGATTGGATATTGATGGTGGGATGAAGTCTATATCCCCACTAACAGCTAAATATCTCAACTGAACCAATAGTTCAATTCCAGGGGAAAAGGATAAGCCCATGTTGAATGCATTCCAAATCCAATACCCTGAGAAGTTTGAAGTGGCGAGGGATGAATGAGATGTCATAGGGACGTCTAGGATATGGATCAACAGTGGCAAAGAATAGCAGAGAACGGGTGCATGGGCCAGAAGGGTTAGACATAACAAAATGCTTTCTATTTAGACAAATGCAAATTCGATGTCTCTCAAATGTTACAGGCTTTGAAGGATAATGGTCAATAAAATCAGCTCCACAGTCTAATTCATCAAAAGAGGTGAATGGTTCATCATAACCAGTGATTACCTGAAAAAAGTTCTCTTCTTTGGCTTTTAACAAGCAGAAATCATGTATCATGTCATGAAGACGACATGATTTGACCCTTCATTTTGGTCCTTTTTTGGCAACTGCAACCAGGCTTCTACCAATTAAGTCTGTCAAATAATTCTCAGCAAGATTTTCTAAGCTACATACAACAGTTTGCCTTATGAAACCTTCTGCTATCCATAGCCTTATCAGTTTGCTTACTGGAAAATCTTCATCCTCCAGAAATGACCCAAAGTAAAGTAAGCATGCTTTTAGATAATCAGGTAAATGCATGTAGCTCAACTGTAAGATATCCATGCACCGGGTTTGTGGATCATCAATTAACCGTGCGCTTAAACATTCTGCAATGCTTTTCCAAGAAGCCTGTTGCTTTTCTGTTCTTTCTAACAAACCAGCTATTGCAACAATCGAAAAAGGTAATCCACGACAGTTTTAGCAATTTCCATTCCAGCTTTCGACAGTTCACTGGGACAGCCTCCATGGAATATTTTCAGTTGCAACAACTCCCAACTTTCATCATCAGAGAGCAGATGAAGACTATGAGGATAACATTCAAGTTTAATTTCCAAGACCACATCACGAAGGCGACTCGTGATCAAAATTTTGCTTCCAGTtttttcatttggaaatgattgTTTCAAAGCATTCCAAACGTGAGTGTCCCACATGTCACCCATAACTATCAAGTACCTCTTTCTCATCAAGTGCTGGCGCAACTTCAAGTCCATATCCTCATCAGCCGTTTGATATACATCATCAGTAAGTTCACCACTGTTGCTTAAAATGTCAACTAGTAACTCCCTCTTTGCATGTTCTTGCGAAACGGAACACCATCCACGGGCATGGAAGTGAAGTGTAACTCTGGGATCGTGTCAGGGTATCAGGTcaattatttgaaaagaaaatatcaacaatttaatagaaaaCAATATTTAGCATGAACGATGAACAACATACAAGAATTAACGTGATTCGGCTTAATCACCAAGCCTACATCCACGGAGAGAAAAACTTGTTCTTACTATGAGAAAAACACCACAAGATTACAACTTGATTCCCAAGCCCCAACTCTTGTATAACCCTCTCACCCACTAAGAACTCTCTCACTCCGTTCTTGTGTGTCTTTGTAGTATGTCAAtctacctatttatagagaatattactgccaaaaaaattaaataacaattggAAACCAATACTATTTCCTAAACTCATATAGAGTAGAAAATAGTATCTAGCTAAATAGGAATTTACTTgactactatttcaagtaactaaatccaattaggaaactagttacttcccaCACCAAATAGGAATCttgactaaaagaaattaagtcaatttcctaacaaatctccaccttggcgaaTATTTCTTTTAACAAACACAGCAAACCATCCAAAAAAAACTCCATTTGCCTTTTTCCACCAAGTACCTTGGTGTCTAGCTACACACCCGAATCAATATGGTCTTCTTTTCACTTGATTCAATCGACAAATGAACGTGTATAGCTAAACGAGTCCAACATCTAGTTGACTCGCGAGAGGGGCCTCAATTCACCCTCTCCCATAGCAGGATTTTTCCTCTCACCACCATTTGTAATTTGAGAGCATTCTTGGATCCCCTTCCGCTCCCAATCCATTGAGGTATTCAAATGGTAGAAATTACCATACTTCTTCTCCATCAACAAGACCGTCTCGCCATGTGTGATTTTCAAGACTCCACCTGCAGCGGAAAAATGGTAACCCTCGGAGTGTAACTGGCTCAAAGAAATTAGATTCTTTCGTAACTTTGAGACATAAGCCACACCACCTAAAGAACGAATCTCTCCATTCAATATTTTGATTTTCACCACTCCAACACCTTTGACTTGACAAGTAGATCCATCACCAAAGGACATAAAACCTGCCTTCTTTCTTTGGAGAGTATCAAAATATTTTAACCTGGAGCAAATATGTGAAACACATCCAGAATCTAAAATCCAACCATCACGAGAAGAAGTATTATTACCTTTGGAGATTGTGAGAATATCTCCACCCGATGCATATCCAGCAACATTATCATAGTCattctcatcatttttctttcgaTGAGGGCAATATCTTTTGATATGGCCAAACTCATGACAACCAAAACACTGGATTCCACCCTTTCTCTTGGCTTTTGAACCACCTGCCTTAGATTCAACGCCAaattattttcctcttttattctcacatCGAGCAATTAACGCAGCTTCTTGTGTCACATCCTGGTTTgccttcctttgtttttcatgaTCCAACAAAGAAGACTGCACATTCTCGAACTCTAAAGTGTCCTTCCCATACAACAGGGTTGTCACGACACTTTCGTAAGAATTAGAGACTGAGGTAAGAAGTAAAAGGGCCTTATCTTCTTCCTCAATATCTACGCCAACCTTTTGGAGTTGATCCAAACTTCCGTTGAACGTATTCATGTGATCCATGAGGCTGCCACCCTCCACCATCTTTAGTGCATAAAGTTGCCGCTTTAGATGCAACTTATTGGATAAACTTTTAGCTAGATAaagcttttccaattttttccagAGGTCTGCTGCAAATTCTTCCTCATCTATCCCATTATTTATGATGTTGTCCGCCACATAGAGCCGAATCGTACTCGCACACCTTGCGTCCAACTCTTCAAACTCATCATCATTCATGCTCTCTGGTTTCTTGTTCTTTCCACTCAACGCTTTTGCCAAACCTTGTTGAACTAGAACATCTTTCACTCTTCTTTGCCAAAGAGTGAAACTTGTAGTTCcattaaacggttgaattggAAACTGTATAGTTCCAAACTACATGGTATACCACCACCTActcaattttaaataattaacCAAAACTCCAacggagctctgataccacttgttagggtatcaggccaattatttgaaagagaaaaaacCAACAATTTAATGGAAAACAATATCTAGCATGAACGATGAACAACATACAAGAACTAACGTGGTTCGGCTTAATCACCAAGCCTACATCCACGGAGAGAAAAACTTGTTCTTACTATGAGAAAAACACCACAAGATTACAACTTGATTCCTAAGCCCCAACTCTTGTATAACCCTCTCACCCACTAAGAATTCTCTCACTCCTTTCTTGTGTGTCTTTGTAGTATGCCAATCtgcctatttatagagaacattacTGCCAAAAAAACTAAATAACAATTGAAAACCAATACTATTTCCTAAACTCATATAGAGTAGAAAATAGTATCTAGCTAAATAGGAatttacttgactactacttcaagtaactaagtCCAATTaagaaactagttacttcccaCACCAAATAGGAATCttgactaaaagaaattaagccaattttctAACAGATCGTTGTACAATTTCTTGGCTAGGGTAGTCTTACCGATACCTGGCATGCCAACAATGGAGACAATATCTCGCTGTGGGGATTCTCTGGTCAGTTGATAAATTAAAGTCTCTTCCTCATCTCTGAGAGATACCACCTGCTCACAAGTTCCAGCTTCTGCCATGCTGACTGGTGATTTCATATGGCTAGAATTCTGGGAGACAATGTGGTCTCTGGCATCAGAAGTCTTCTCCTCATAAATTTTAGTGGTCTGCATCTTAATGAGTCTAATCTCTTCGAGAACCTCATCAAGCCACAATACATGCTGCCAATGGCTACCAATTCCAACCTCAATCGTGTCAATGATAAATTCAGCCTCATATGCCGCATTTGTAACATCTGTAACGAGATCCATTTGGTCTAGATGCACATTGTCCAGCTTATTGAGGAAAGATCTCAAAAACTCCAAAttggataaaatatttttaatatgaTGCTTCACCAGTGCAATAGATTCTGGGTCATGTTTGAGAAGCTCCTGTAGATTTACTAAGAGATAATCAACAAGCCCAATCCATCAGTCTTGGCGAAATTATGCCTTGGATACTGGGGGCAGCACCCTCTAAGTTCTGACTTGATCATTGCCATCCCTTGTAGCACATCAGAAAAGGAATGATTCATTTTCTCATCCTTCTCCTCTGTTTTTTTGTTGACAAGAAATGAGTAACAGAAAGATATAATTCTCCTAGCATTTGCTTTGACTTGTGTGAAGATCAATTCAACATTCTCATTCATTTTCTCTGGCTGATTAGTGACAAAAGCTGAACACAACCTAAGCCCCTCGAGTAGCATTTCAATTTGATCTTTCTCAAGGCTCATCAAACTTGGATCACTATTCAGTAATTCCATATAAGATGATTCTGCTTTGAATAGCAAAATCTTTAGGAGCAACATAAATAGCGAAATCATTACCTTGTCTTCTGTAATCTTCTTGTCACGAAAGGATTGTTCAAGAGATACTACCTCTTTGGCCACTTCTTCGATGAGCACAGATGTAGGTTCTGGTTTGCCATGTTCTATCGCCTCCTCGGGTTGATCTTTGGAAGATATTCTGAGGCCCTGCACAATCTCGTCAAGGTCTTCAGCTCGGCTCTCTGAAGAAATTGTGCAATTTTTCAGTTGCTGCTTGAGGAAAACCTCTGCCTTGAGAAGAGAAATCTTTGTATGCAACTTGGGAGCTGAAAGACTACCAAGCTGCATACGCCTAGAGAAAGATGCTACTAGGATAAGCACAGCTTTAATTTCTTCCGAAATGCTTTGCCCATCCGGACTtgattcatctagttcattgaTGACAAAGATTACAAGTTGTTTTAGCTCACCTGAAAGATGATTGGGCTCTCCAACATTGAGGAGACTCCGGAGAAAAGAAATTGCTAAACCATCAGCCAGGCTGCGGTTAATTCTGATGAGTGCTTTCAAGAAGTTGAGATTCAGCTCTAGGATCTCTGGAGTAGTCGGATGAATCTCACACTGCAGATCCAGAAGTTGGATAATCTTACTTTTGGCCAGGGTTGGGTCCCCCTTTCTGTTGATCCAGTAATGAAAAGACTTATTTGCAACGCGTACAGCAAGTGATGCAATATGAGTGTTGAAGCTGGAAATCATTTGATCACTAGGGACGTCAGAGTTCAGCTGACGGAGTGCATCCTTTAAGAAACTTATGAGAGGCAATAAAAGGTCATTTCTGAAGGCCATGATTTGTGCTCTTTGATCATCATCAACTTTCTGATCACCACCCTCGCGTTCAGCTGAAATCTCTTTCAGAATCTCCGAGACAGATACCAGAAACTCGCTGCAAAAGGAATGAGAAAGAAAGGGAAGCTTCTACTCCAATGAGCAGTGCGATAGAAGGTTGAGAGCTTGTCCAATTTCTTGCTTGCAAAGATCAATCTTCCTTTCCCAGTCACGAAACACGTCAATAGTTTCCAGAAGCAAACTCTTTCGCGAAACAAATTTGTCATCGCAAACAATTTCAATCTTCTTGATTATCTCACTGCAAGCTGCCTTAATTGTGGTGAGGAGAGATCCCAAATCTGCCACAACTTTATTTGCATTGCTGTACTTCTGAACATAAATCAGCAGCTGTTTAAGATGGTTCCAGTAAGTTGATTCATACCGCAGACGAGCCAGTTTAAGTTCCAGTGCCTGGTGTTTGTACTTTGAGTCTGAGCTCAACAGTCGCTTCACTCCTGCCAAAACTCCTATATACATATCATCTAGTTTGTCAATCAACTCCTCCATGGCAGAATTAAAGTTATCAGAAGAATCAGAAAGGGATGCCATCTTTGTTGACAACACAACCTCTCTGAAGATCCCTTCAAATCTCAGAGAGCAAGACACAGAGTAACTATTCTGGAGCACTCTATTCTGCAAGGTACTACGGTTGTTTTGCTCAAAAAATATGTTAGCATGAAACCAACATTCAGGTTCAGGAAGAAATCAACGTCAAAGCAGTAGCAATCATGTTTCATGCCAAAGCActactaattttttaatatttcaaaaattaagtTTATATCAAAAGTTAAAGGCAAAGGAAATTCCAACTTTTATTCAAAAAAGTTAACTAGGCTGTTAAGTTATTCCAACAAATTTATGCACCTTCAAAAAGTTGATGTTTCCATTAACACGAAAATCAAAGGCAGAAGATACTTGGTTAAATTGGAGTTATTACCTCGTCCCAACAACCATACTAAAAGTAGTACCACTTTGTTATTTAAAGTCCTATTATAGTTTATACTCATGGGATCTATACACTCAGACCAAAATATAAAGTCATTTTCACCATAAACCAAAGTAATCAAGATCAATTGAACTGTTTGTTCCTGCCAAAAGAAAGTCTATTGGATTTTCTTTTAAgattaatttttcttatatttacagtgtatatactatcagtaCTGAATAAATaataactatacaaaatttaaatttaaatttgactttcgtatatatatatattaaatctaacggtgatagtgtatatactatccgtatatataagatttattctttcttttattAGTTTGTCATCAATTTCTCTTTGATTTTCCCCTTTGGATCAATTATAAAAGTGATAACGCTTTGTCTCATTATTTTTCTCTAGATGAAACACTACTTATGTATGATGGACGAAGAATGTTCTAATAACTGCAAAGTGATACTCGCAATGTTTTACAACCTTATAAATTAAAATTGTGTTAGATCCCAAGGTAATGTCATTAACAATAAAGATTGGTATATGATTGCATATGTATGTATAAACATCTCCTTAGGGCACATTCAGGGTTGAGGAAGCAATCAAATGTGATGCCATTAGCAATCATGTTCTTGCCAAACTACTGCTAATAttttaatatttcaaaaaagTATTTAAAAAGTTTAGTAAGTACCTGGGTAATTTGCTTTTAGAATATACATCTATAGTTCACAAGAATATAGatatgaaattcaaaattaaatgttACTTCAAACTTAAGGTTCTTGTCCTTAGAATTGGAAACTTGGGAAACAGAGCTAGgcatccatatatatatatatatatttgggcAAAAAACCCTAGCGGCCATTAAACTATTGTCAGGATCATGTTTTGaccatcaaactatttttcatcAATAATTAGCCATTGaacaacttaatcagtaaaCCCATGGCCATTTCGTCAATAATGGTACTTAATTTCTGAAATTAGCATGAAGCAAAGCACAGGGTCAATTTTATCCAACAAT from Coffea eugenioides isolate CCC68of chromosome 8, Ceug_1.0, whole genome shotgun sequence encodes the following:
- the LOC113780725 gene encoding putative late blight resistance protein homolog R1B-17, whose protein sequence is MDILQLSYMHLPDYLKACLLYFGSFLEDEDFPVSKLIRLWIAEGFIRQTVVCSLENLAENYLTDLIGRSLVITGYDEPFTSFDELDCGADFIDHYPSKPVTFERHRICICLNRKHFVMSNPSGPCTRSLLFFATVDPYPRRPYDISFIPRHFKLLRLRYLAVSGDIDFIPPSISNLRKLETFIVKGLKGKVVLPDSIWSMERLRHIHVNTHVDFNFQDDKPGNSLKLVNLVSFSLPSIARGKAAKMILRRMPNLRKFECIYLESWDAYTNYNRFPVLDLLIHLESLKILYVGRALNPGELNLPWNSKKLTLSSFRLPWTHISAIGKLPNLEVLKLLSRAFEGPRWDMREGEFLGLKYLKLDSLKIVQWNASSDHLPNLQQLHLQNCKDLEEVPLAFADINTLQMIEVQSCGLTTEESVKRIGNECMKGLKIIINNKIYL